The following are from one region of the Mycolicibacterium helvum genome:
- the helR gene encoding RNA polymerase recycling motor ATPase HelR: protein MTTQAHDHELESEQAYLAELYTRLDTKRSHVKDQYRAALQSPIDLQDGGTLVARDADVRALARSMARLDVADQGLCFGRLDAVSGERLYVGRIGIFDERGDHEPLLLDWRAPAARAFYVATAASPEGMRRRRQFHSLGRRLLDFTDEVFGRPDPDAGDESPFSSDAALLAAVNAPRGAGMRDIVATIQAEQDEIIRLDHPGVVVIEGGPGTGKTVVALHRVAYLLYTQRERIERHGVLVVGPNQAFMDHISRVLPSLGESEVVFMTVGDLVPGLHVTAEDTPDVARIKGSRAMLQVLAAAITDRQRIPEEPLGIQLADVTMRIDADTAQWAVEEARASGLPHNAARAVFREIITYVLTERAIARIGRGWLTREDRDAWEKVRTDLLDELDDHEQFLAALDELWPVLTPDDVLATLYTSAERLRAAGAEPALWREDGTAWTVSDVPLLDELVDLLGRDKASDAAAERERIAETDYAAGVLENMVAREDLMDDEDHLLAQDLIGAEDLAERFSERDTRDLAERAAADREWTYRHVVVDEAQELSEMDWRVLMRRCPSRSFTVVGDLAQRRSMAGATSWAQTLEPYVPGRWVYRSLSVNYRTPTEIMSVAAALLAEFAPDVRPPESVRASGVRPWSRRIPADQLPAAIAEFVAAEASREGTSIVIGPPGVPGAVAPSDTKGLEFDAVLVVDPDRILADGPRGAAELYVALTRATQRLGVVHQHPLPPALTGLAEYDR from the coding sequence ATGACGACGCAGGCGCATGATCACGAACTGGAGTCCGAGCAGGCCTACCTGGCCGAGCTCTACACCCGACTCGACACCAAGCGTTCGCACGTCAAGGACCAATACCGCGCCGCGCTACAGAGCCCGATCGACCTGCAGGACGGCGGAACACTGGTGGCACGGGACGCCGACGTTCGGGCCCTGGCCCGATCGATGGCGCGGTTGGACGTCGCCGACCAAGGTCTGTGTTTCGGACGGCTGGACGCCGTCTCGGGCGAACGGCTCTACGTCGGCCGCATCGGCATCTTCGACGAGCGCGGCGACCACGAGCCGCTGCTGCTCGACTGGCGGGCACCGGCAGCGCGTGCGTTTTACGTAGCCACCGCCGCCAGCCCGGAGGGCATGCGTCGGCGTCGCCAGTTCCACTCCCTCGGGCGACGACTGCTCGATTTCACCGACGAGGTCTTCGGCCGCCCCGACCCCGACGCCGGCGACGAGAGCCCCTTCAGCAGCGATGCGGCTCTGCTCGCGGCGGTCAACGCACCCCGCGGCGCGGGCATGCGCGACATCGTGGCAACCATCCAGGCCGAGCAGGACGAGATCATCCGGCTCGATCATCCGGGCGTGGTGGTCATCGAGGGCGGACCAGGGACCGGCAAGACCGTGGTGGCGCTGCATCGCGTCGCCTACCTGCTCTACACCCAGCGGGAACGGATCGAGCGCCACGGAGTGCTGGTCGTGGGACCCAACCAAGCATTCATGGACCACATCAGCCGGGTGCTGCCGTCGCTGGGCGAGTCGGAGGTGGTGTTCATGACAGTCGGCGACCTGGTCCCCGGACTGCATGTCACCGCCGAGGACACCCCGGACGTCGCCCGCATCAAGGGCTCCCGCGCAATGCTGCAAGTGCTGGCGGCCGCGATCACCGACCGCCAGCGGATACCGGAAGAGCCGCTGGGGATCCAGTTGGCCGACGTCACCATGCGAATCGACGCCGACACGGCCCAGTGGGCCGTCGAGGAGGCCCGGGCGAGCGGGCTGCCGCACAACGCCGCGCGCGCGGTGTTCCGCGAGATCATCACCTACGTGCTGACCGAACGCGCGATCGCCCGGATCGGGCGCGGCTGGCTGACTCGCGAGGATCGTGACGCCTGGGAGAAGGTTCGGACCGACCTGCTCGACGAGCTTGACGACCACGAGCAGTTCCTGGCCGCCCTTGACGAACTCTGGCCTGTGCTGACACCCGACGACGTGTTGGCCACGCTGTACACCTCGGCCGAGCGGCTGCGCGCCGCAGGCGCCGAGCCGGCGCTGTGGCGGGAAGACGGCACCGCCTGGACGGTGTCGGACGTACCGCTGCTTGACGAACTGGTCGACCTACTGGGCCGAGACAAGGCCTCCGACGCTGCCGCCGAGCGGGAACGAATCGCCGAAACCGATTATGCCGCAGGCGTGTTAGAGAACATGGTGGCCCGCGAGGACCTGATGGACGACGAGGATCATCTGCTGGCGCAGGACTTGATTGGCGCCGAAGACCTCGCCGAGCGCTTCAGCGAGCGTGACACCCGAGATCTCGCCGAACGCGCCGCCGCCGACCGGGAGTGGACCTACCGGCATGTCGTGGTCGACGAAGCCCAGGAGCTTTCCGAGATGGACTGGCGGGTGCTGATGCGCCGCTGCCCGAGCCGGTCCTTCACGGTGGTCGGCGATCTCGCGCAACGCCGCTCGATGGCCGGGGCGACGTCGTGGGCGCAGACGCTGGAGCCCTACGTGCCCGGCCGGTGGGTGTACCGGTCGCTATCGGTGAACTACCGCACCCCCACCGAAATCATGTCCGTCGCCGCCGCGCTCCTCGCCGAGTTCGCACCCGACGTGCGGCCACCAGAGTCGGTGCGCGCAAGCGGCGTGCGGCCCTGGTCGCGGCGCATCCCGGCGGACCAGCTGCCGGCAGCCATCGCGGAGTTCGTGGCGGCCGAAGCCAGCCGCGAGGGCACCAGCATCGTGATCGGACCACCTGGCGTGCCAGGCGCGGTCGCGCCGTCGGACACCAAGGGCCTGGAGTTCGACGCCGTGCTGGTCGTGGACCCGGACCGCATCCTCGCGGACGGGCCGCGCGGCGCGGCCGAACTCTACGTCGCCCTCACCCGCGCCACCCAACGGTTGGGCGTGGTCCATCAGCACCCACTGCCCCCGGCGCTGACCGGGCTGGCCGAATACGACAGATAA